Proteins encoded together in one Mycolicibacter minnesotensis window:
- the cobO gene encoding cob(I)yrinic acid a,c-diamide adenosyltransferase, producing MPQGQPLTVPDDNLTTRQRRNRPLLMVHTGDGKGKSTAAFGLALRGWNQGFDIGVFQFVKSAKWRVGEQSVLERLGALHTETGEGGPVQWHKMGSGWSWSRKAGGVEDHAGDAAEGWAQIKERLAAQTHDLYILDEFTYPMGWGWVDVDDVVETLANRPGHQHVVITGRRADPRLIEIADLVTEMGNIKHPMDAGQKGQRGIEW from the coding sequence ATGCCGCAGGGACAACCGTTGACGGTGCCTGACGACAACCTGACCACCCGCCAACGCCGAAACCGTCCGCTGCTGATGGTGCACACCGGCGACGGCAAGGGGAAGTCCACGGCGGCATTCGGGTTGGCGCTGCGCGGCTGGAATCAGGGCTTCGACATCGGCGTCTTCCAGTTCGTGAAGTCGGCGAAATGGCGCGTTGGCGAACAGAGCGTGCTCGAGCGGCTAGGCGCACTGCACACCGAGACCGGCGAGGGCGGCCCGGTCCAGTGGCACAAGATGGGATCGGGCTGGTCATGGAGCCGCAAGGCCGGCGGCGTCGAGGATCACGCCGGCGACGCCGCCGAGGGCTGGGCCCAGATCAAGGAACGCCTGGCGGCACAGACCCATGACCTCTACATCCTGGACGAGTTCACCTATCCGATGGGCTGGGGATGGGTGGACGTCGACGACGTCGTGGAGACGTTGGCCAACCGGCCGGGCCACCAGCACGTCGTCATCACCGGCAGGCGTGCCGACCCGAGGCTGATCGAGATCGCCGACCTGGTCACCGAAATGGGCAACATCAAACATCCGATGGACGCCGGCCAGAAGGGCCAGCGCGGCATCGAATGGTGA
- a CDS encoding cobyrinate a,c-diamide synthase, which translates to MAVPLPRVVIAAPASGHGKTTVAVGLMAALSARGMQVSGHKVGPDYIDPGYHALATGRPARNLDPYLVGPQRIVPLLLHGAAGADIAVIEGVMGLFDGRLGTEGEASTAHVAALTTTPVVLVVDVSHASRTHAAVVAGLAGFDPSVHVAGVVLNKAGSSRHADEVVAALRPSGIPVLGVLPRDTGVHTPSRHLGLVPAAERDESAAMIARLAELMEQCVELDTLLELARQAPGLSGSAWDPAAHITAASPRRPVVAVAAGRAFTFGYTETFELLRAAGCEVVSFDPLTDTALPAGTAGIYLGGGFPEVYAEHLGANTALLGALRAAIAAGVPTVAECGGLAYLCRRVGDDDGVGALPGCAAMTPRLTLGYREATAGADTLLTRAGDQVTGHEFHRTRVTFDRPVDAAWELPGGPDGYASASLHASYLHTHWAGYPALAQRFTEAVHGFSGPDLHHHGDIEAASGLLDFAVNVYAGPRPDWLEHALHASLDDAVAYPQASAAHAALAARHGVTAAQVLPTAGASEAFDLMARMRPWRHPVVVHPQYTGPHAALTAAGHTVTTVLCRADDGFALHPDAVPADADLVIVGNPTNPTGVLHPAQTLRRLLRPGRVVLIDEAFLDAIPGEPETLSGESISGLLISRSLTKHWSIPGVRAGYLLGDPALLAEAARLQIPWSVSASALAAMRVCSDERAAHESDRRARQLATWRAHLGEGLAAREVRLVAGPAPFVLAQVGRGVHTALRENGIAVRRADTFPGLDDSWVRIAVRPPDLTDQLLAALDRTRR; encoded by the coding sequence GTGGCCGTTCCGCTGCCCCGGGTGGTGATCGCTGCGCCGGCATCCGGGCACGGCAAGACCACGGTGGCAGTCGGGCTGATGGCGGCGCTGTCCGCCCGCGGCATGCAGGTCAGCGGCCACAAGGTCGGCCCGGACTACATCGACCCCGGCTATCACGCGCTGGCCACCGGCCGGCCGGCCCGCAACCTGGATCCCTACCTGGTGGGGCCGCAACGCATCGTGCCCTTGCTGCTGCACGGCGCGGCAGGGGCGGATATCGCCGTGATCGAAGGCGTGATGGGGCTTTTCGACGGACGCCTGGGTACCGAAGGCGAGGCCTCCACCGCCCATGTCGCGGCGCTGACGACCACGCCGGTGGTGTTGGTCGTCGACGTCTCGCACGCTTCGCGGACGCATGCGGCGGTGGTGGCCGGCCTGGCCGGTTTCGATCCTTCGGTACACGTCGCCGGGGTGGTACTGAACAAGGCCGGCAGCTCCCGACACGCCGACGAAGTGGTTGCCGCGTTGCGCCCCAGTGGCATTCCGGTGCTCGGGGTGTTGCCCCGCGACACAGGAGTCCACACGCCGTCACGGCATCTGGGCCTGGTGCCGGCGGCCGAGCGTGACGAGTCGGCCGCCATGATCGCCCGGCTGGCCGAGCTGATGGAGCAGTGCGTGGAGCTGGACACGCTGCTGGAACTGGCACGCCAGGCTCCGGGGTTGTCCGGCAGCGCCTGGGACCCTGCCGCCCACATCACCGCCGCGTCGCCGCGCCGGCCGGTGGTGGCTGTCGCCGCGGGGCGAGCGTTCACGTTCGGCTACACCGAGACATTCGAGCTGCTGCGCGCCGCGGGTTGCGAAGTGGTGAGCTTCGATCCACTCACCGACACTGCGCTGCCGGCCGGAACCGCCGGCATCTACCTGGGCGGCGGGTTCCCCGAGGTCTACGCCGAGCACCTGGGCGCCAACACCGCATTGTTGGGTGCACTGCGGGCCGCGATCGCGGCGGGAGTGCCGACCGTCGCCGAGTGCGGCGGACTGGCGTACCTGTGCCGGCGAGTGGGTGACGACGACGGGGTCGGGGCCCTGCCGGGCTGCGCGGCGATGACCCCGCGCCTGACGCTGGGCTACCGGGAGGCCACCGCGGGGGCCGACACCCTGCTGACGCGAGCCGGCGATCAAGTCACCGGCCACGAATTCCACCGGACTCGGGTCACTTTCGATCGTCCCGTCGACGCGGCCTGGGAGCTTCCCGGCGGGCCGGACGGCTACGCCTCGGCGAGCCTGCATGCCTCCTACCTGCACACGCATTGGGCCGGGTATCCCGCGCTGGCGCAACGTTTCACCGAGGCGGTGCACGGCTTCAGCGGCCCCGATCTGCACCATCACGGCGATATCGAGGCGGCCTCTGGGCTGCTCGATTTCGCGGTCAACGTCTACGCCGGGCCGCGCCCGGACTGGCTCGAGCACGCCCTGCACGCGTCACTCGACGATGCCGTGGCGTACCCGCAGGCATCGGCAGCCCACGCCGCGTTGGCCGCCCGGCATGGTGTCACCGCCGCACAGGTGCTGCCCACCGCGGGAGCGTCCGAGGCCTTCGACCTGATGGCCCGCATGCGCCCCTGGCGTCACCCCGTGGTGGTGCATCCGCAGTACACCGGCCCCCATGCCGCACTGACCGCCGCCGGCCACACCGTCACCACGGTGCTGTGCCGGGCCGATGACGGCTTCGCGCTGCACCCCGACGCGGTGCCCGCCGATGCCGACCTGGTGATCGTGGGCAATCCGACCAATCCGACCGGGGTGCTGCACCCGGCACAGACGCTGCGCCGGCTACTGCGCCCAGGCCGGGTGGTGCTGATCGATGAGGCATTTCTCGACGCGATCCCCGGCGAACCGGAAACCCTTTCTGGGGAGTCAATTTCGGGCCTGCTGATCAGCCGCAGCCTGACCAAGCACTGGTCGATCCCCGGCGTTCGCGCGGGATACCTGCTCGGTGATCCCGCGCTGCTCGCCGAAGCGGCGCGACTGCAGATCCCCTGGTCGGTGTCCGCCTCGGCGCTGGCCGCCATGCGGGTCTGCTCGGATGAGCGGGCAGCGCACGAAAGTGATCGCCGGGCAAGGCAGTTGGCCACCTGGCGAGCGCACCTAGGTGAGGGGCTTGCCGCACGCGAGGTGCGGTTGGTCGCGGGCCCGGCTCCCTTCGTGCTGGCCCAGGTCGGCCGCGGAGTGCATACGGCGTTGCGTGAGAACGGTATTGCCGTGCGCCGCGCGGACACCTTCCCGGGACTGGACGACAGTTGGGTACGGATCGCGGTACGACCCCCGGACCTGACCGATCAGCTGCTGGCCGCACTCGACCGGACCCGGCGGTGA
- a CDS encoding cobalamin biosynthesis protein produces MIAPRALGLALGYAADRAWGDPRRLHPVAGFGTCASALERRIYRDDRATGVAHVLVLVGGAAGAAYAAEYAARRPWARTALTAAVTWAVLGGRSLEREADAVQAFLAAGDLDSARTRVRNLVGRDTTALEPDEIARAVVESVAENTSDAVVASLVWGAIAGVPGLVAHRTANTLDAMIGHRNARYDRFGWAAARLDDLLGLPASRLSGVLAAVLGPDPGGALRAWHRDARRHPSPNAGVVEASFAGALGLQLGGVNTYYGNRREDRARIGGGRAPVPSDIPRSTRLARRVGVGALLAAVTWCLAGGIAR; encoded by the coding sequence GTGATCGCACCTCGGGCACTCGGCCTGGCCCTGGGCTACGCCGCCGACCGCGCCTGGGGCGATCCCCGGCGGCTGCACCCGGTGGCCGGATTCGGGACCTGCGCGTCGGCGTTGGAGCGGCGGATCTATCGCGACGATCGGGCAACCGGGGTGGCCCACGTGCTGGTCCTGGTCGGTGGCGCCGCCGGTGCGGCGTATGCGGCCGAATATGCGGCCCGAAGGCCCTGGGCCCGCACGGCGCTGACCGCCGCCGTAACCTGGGCGGTGCTCGGCGGCCGATCGCTCGAACGCGAAGCCGATGCGGTACAGGCCTTCCTGGCCGCCGGCGACCTGGATTCCGCCCGGACCCGGGTACGCAATCTGGTCGGTCGTGACACGACCGCGCTGGAACCCGACGAGATCGCCCGGGCGGTCGTCGAATCCGTGGCGGAGAACACCTCCGATGCGGTGGTGGCGTCGTTGGTGTGGGGAGCGATCGCCGGAGTGCCCGGCTTGGTCGCCCACCGCACCGCCAACACGCTGGACGCCATGATCGGCCACCGCAACGCCCGCTACGACCGGTTCGGCTGGGCGGCTGCCCGCCTGGATGACCTGCTCGGATTGCCGGCGTCCCGACTCAGCGGCGTCCTGGCGGCTGTGCTGGGTCCCGATCCCGGCGGCGCGCTGCGAGCGTGGCACCGCGACGCACGCCGTCATCCCAGTCCCAATGCCGGAGTGGTCGAGGCCTCGTTTGCCGGTGCGCTGGGCCTGCAGCTCGGTGGGGTCAACACCTACTACGGGAATCGGCGCGAAGACCGGGCGCGGATAGGCGGCGGGCGCGCGCCCGTGCCGTCGGATATTCCGCGGAGCACGCGACTGGCCCGGCGGGTGGGCGTCGGCGCCCTGCTGGCTGCGGTGACCTGGTGTCTGGCCGGCGGGATCGCGCGGTAA
- a CDS encoding glutamine synthetase III family protein, whose translation MSGNATRLQAIAQVEAHVPPAFSFDPAKDPGEIFGANVFTKAEMRSRLPKATYKSVVATIEKGAKLDPTVADAVAAVMKDWAMEKGATHYAHVFYPMTGLTAEKHDSFLEPVSDGQALAEFAGKTLTQGEPDASSFPSGGLRSTFEARGYTGWDVTSPAYILENPNGNTLCIPTVFVSMTGEALDYKTPLLRSQQAMGVHAERILKLFGHQNLEKVVSFCGPEQEYFLVDRHFFLARPDLINAGRTLFGAKPPKGQEFDDHYFGAIPERVLGFMMDTERELFKLGIPAKTRHNEVAPAQFEVAPMFERANIASDHQQLLMTVFKTIAKKHGMECLFHEKPFAGVNGSGKHVNFSVGNAELGSLLVPGDTPHENAQFLVFCAAVIRAVHKFGGLLRVSVASATNDHRLGANEAPPAIISIFLGDQLADVFEQIAKGAATSSKGKGSMIIGVDTLPELPTDPGDRNRTSPFAFTGNRFEFRAPGSGQTVAVPMIVLNTIMADSFDYLATILEKAVADGEEFDTAVQKLLTDVITEHGAVVFNGDGYSENWQAEAATRGLLNLKTTLDAIPELIKPEAVEVFEKYGVFNERELHSRYEVRLEQYALTIGVEAKLALELGSTTILPAAIRYQTELAQNVAALTAAGVTPSLTLLQNISEPISALVEALDTLKKALSDHSAESALDEAKHAQHALLPAMAEVRAAADTLESVVADDLWPLPTYQEMLYIL comes from the coding sequence TTGAGTGGAAACGCCACCCGCTTGCAGGCGATTGCGCAAGTCGAGGCCCATGTGCCCCCCGCTTTCAGCTTTGACCCTGCAAAGGACCCGGGTGAGATCTTCGGCGCCAACGTATTCACCAAGGCGGAGATGCGGTCACGGCTTCCTAAGGCGACCTACAAATCGGTGGTAGCGACCATCGAAAAGGGCGCCAAGCTGGATCCGACGGTGGCCGATGCGGTTGCCGCTGTGATGAAGGACTGGGCGATGGAGAAGGGCGCGACCCACTACGCGCACGTCTTCTACCCGATGACCGGGCTGACCGCAGAAAAGCACGACAGCTTCCTCGAGCCGGTTTCGGACGGCCAGGCGCTGGCTGAGTTCGCCGGCAAGACCCTGACCCAGGGCGAGCCTGACGCATCGAGCTTCCCGTCCGGAGGTCTGCGATCGACGTTCGAGGCCCGCGGCTACACCGGGTGGGACGTGACCAGCCCCGCCTACATCCTGGAGAACCCCAACGGCAACACCCTGTGCATCCCCACGGTGTTCGTGTCGATGACCGGTGAGGCTCTGGACTACAAGACCCCCCTGCTGCGCAGCCAACAGGCCATGGGTGTGCACGCCGAGCGCATTCTGAAGCTCTTCGGGCACCAGAACTTGGAGAAGGTGGTCTCGTTCTGCGGCCCCGAGCAGGAGTACTTCCTGGTCGACCGGCACTTCTTCCTGGCACGGCCCGACTTGATCAACGCCGGCCGCACCTTGTTCGGCGCCAAGCCGCCCAAGGGGCAGGAGTTCGACGACCACTACTTCGGGGCGATCCCCGAACGGGTGCTGGGCTTCATGATGGACACCGAGCGCGAGCTGTTCAAGCTCGGCATTCCGGCCAAGACTCGCCACAACGAGGTTGCCCCGGCTCAGTTCGAGGTGGCCCCAATGTTCGAGCGGGCCAATATCGCCTCAGATCACCAGCAGTTGCTGATGACCGTGTTCAAGACCATTGCCAAGAAGCACGGCATGGAGTGCCTGTTCCACGAGAAGCCCTTCGCCGGGGTGAACGGCTCAGGAAAGCACGTCAACTTCTCGGTGGGCAATGCCGAGTTGGGCTCGCTGCTGGTGCCGGGTGACACTCCGCATGAGAACGCCCAATTCCTGGTGTTCTGCGCGGCGGTCATCCGGGCCGTGCACAAGTTCGGCGGACTGCTGCGCGTGTCGGTGGCCTCGGCCACCAACGACCACCGGCTGGGCGCCAATGAGGCGCCGCCGGCGATCATCTCGATCTTCCTCGGCGATCAGCTCGCGGACGTCTTCGAGCAGATCGCCAAGGGCGCTGCAACGTCGTCAAAAGGCAAGGGCAGCATGATCATCGGCGTCGACACGCTGCCGGAGCTGCCGACCGACCCGGGCGACCGCAACCGCACCAGCCCCTTTGCTTTCACCGGCAACCGATTCGAGTTCCGGGCACCCGGCTCCGGCCAGACCGTCGCGGTTCCGATGATCGTCTTGAACACCATCATGGCCGACTCATTCGACTACCTGGCCACCATCCTGGAGAAGGCGGTAGCCGACGGCGAAGAGTTCGACACCGCGGTGCAGAAACTGCTGACCGACGTCATCACCGAGCACGGCGCGGTGGTCTTCAACGGCGACGGCTATTCGGAGAACTGGCAGGCCGAGGCCGCTACTCGCGGGCTGCTGAACCTCAAGACCACGCTGGACGCCATCCCGGAACTGATCAAGCCCGAGGCGGTCGAGGTCTTCGAGAAGTACGGCGTGTTCAACGAGCGTGAGCTGCACAGCCGCTACGAAGTGCGCCTGGAACAGTACGCGCTGACCATCGGCGTGGAGGCCAAGCTCGCTTTGGAGCTCGGCTCGACCACCATCCTGCCGGCCGCGATCCGCTACCAAACCGAGCTCGCGCAGAACGTCGCGGCATTGACCGCGGCCGGTGTGACACCGAGTCTGACGCTCCTGCAGAACATCTCGGAGCCGATCAGCGCGCTCGTCGAGGCCCTGGACACCTTGAAGAAGGCGCTGTCGGATCACTCGGCGGAGTCCGCGCTCGATGAAGCCAAGCATGCTCAGCACGCGCTGTTGCCCGCCATGGCCGAGGTCCGGGCCGCCGCCGACACGTTGGAGAGTGTGGTGGCCGACGACCTGTGGCCGCTGCCGACCTATCAGGAGATGCTCTACATCCTGTGA
- a CDS encoding nitroreductase family deazaflavin-dependent oxidoreductase: MDAQRTLEFNARNIAEFRANGGKLGGRFEGAPVLLLTTTGAKSGQPRTSPMMYLPEGERIIVFASNEGKDNHPSWYHNLRANPSATVELGTDTFAVTATEITGAEHDRLYGIQAQRYPGFATYRERTERIIPVVELIRDDA, translated from the coding sequence ATGGACGCGCAACGAACCCTGGAGTTCAACGCTCGTAACATCGCGGAGTTCCGCGCCAACGGCGGAAAACTGGGCGGACGGTTCGAGGGCGCCCCGGTGCTGTTGCTGACCACCACCGGGGCCAAATCGGGGCAACCGCGCACCAGCCCGATGATGTATCTGCCCGAGGGTGAGCGGATCATCGTGTTCGCCTCCAACGAAGGCAAGGACAACCATCCGAGCTGGTACCACAACCTGCGGGCGAATCCCTCGGCGACTGTCGAACTCGGCACCGACACCTTTGCGGTGACGGCCACCGAGATCACCGGCGCCGAACATGACCGGCTCTATGGGATCCAGGCGCAGCGCTACCCGGGTTTCGCCACCTACCGGGAGCGCACCGAACGGATCATTCCGGTGGTCGAGCTGATCAGAGACGACGCCTGA